From the genome of Aquila chrysaetos chrysaetos chromosome 12, bAquChr1.4, whole genome shotgun sequence, one region includes:
- the RNASEL gene encoding 2-5A-dependent ribonuclease gives MEPTAHSQQEASTLSSTEAAEDLALKLNAAVRDSNRKDVLELLEKGADVNSKAESGWTPLQSAVQADDEDLVRLLLDKGACPHARKDNGGTAFTEAAIAGNVNILELLLDRGLKINDHDDNGFTAFMEAAWYGNEEALKFLYSKGANVNLRRAVSEEKLKLHKGGATALIDACRRGHFSVVKTLVQEMGADVNICDNKDRNALIHALKEGCAKERYESAVSIGHFLLDCGVDVNSKDECGKTALILAVEMRSPDLVKALLEKGEIDIDDADEEGNTALMVAVAKNDYNIAELLCEKGARTDVGNLIAVANRNRAHNMARLLRQYNAKFIPETPKDWEPKSKCWRDQLKNLHKIYRPMIGKLKIFQYIQQRIWNTSQGGIYLGLYGGTEVAVRISRSTEGEKEKQFFEQCGNCEHLLKLFWAEKARGYMYLCFPLWEKNLEEHLQEPEDQMDYKDALRMIFQAVRELHSLGFAHQDLHPSNFFIDLGGKIYLADFDNKRKLIEGKKELVNSDLEALSRLMLYVLTRGRKPLHQVSPEDLADDSPDYKEALDLVSSLVSHDERGLEGLSKHPYFWSKQTRFKFLKGIWNKIKVLRNEKAVFQAPNTTESFPYPWWTKEIDKSVLNFMEKTGKTKPYSNSITDLLRFMRNLDEHPNIRISNRIGDHAEYFLKLFPALTIYVYNSLRQNPKYSHFADIQDPSL, from the exons ATGGAGCCCACAGCTCATAGCCAGCAGGAGGCATCTACCCTTtccagcacagaggcagcagaagaCCTTGCCCTCAAGTTAAATgctgctgtgagggacagtaatagaaaagatgtgctggagctgctggagaagggggCAGATGTGAATTCCAAAGCAGAAAGTGGCTGGACACCACTGCAGAGTGCCGTGCAAGCTGATGATGAGGACCTGGTCCGGCTTCTGCTGGACAAAGGTGCTTGCCCACATGCCAGGAAGGACAATGGTGGCACTGCGTTTACTGAGGCAGCGATAGCAGGAAACGTCAATATACTGGAGCTCCTCCTTGATCGTGGGTTAAAAATTAACGACCACGACGACAATGGCTTCACAGCTTTCATGGAGGCTGCATGGTATGGGAATGAGGAAGCCTTGAAGTTCCTGTATAGCAAGGGAGCAAATGTGAATTTGAGGAGGGCAGTTAGCGAGGAGAAATTGAAACTGCATAAAGGAGGTGCGACAGCACTGATCGATGCTTGTCGGAGGGGCCACTTCTCGGTTGTAAAGACTCTTGTCCAAGAGATGGGGGCTGATGTGAATATTTGTGACAACAAAGATAGGAATGCCTTGATCCATGCCCTCAAGGAGGGCTGTGCCAAGGAAAGATACGAGTCGGCTGTCTCCATAGGCCATTTCCTGCTGGACTGCGGGGTTGATGTGAACAGCAAAGATGAATGTGGGAAAACTGCCCTCATCCTAGCTGTTGAAATGCGGAGCCCAGATCTGGTGAAAGCTTTATTGGAGAAGGGTGAAATAGATATTGATGACGCAGATGAGGAGGGCAACACAGCACTGATGGTGGCTGTAGCGAAAAATGATTACAATATAGCAGAGTTGTTGTGTGAAAAAGGAGCAAGGACTGATGTTGGGAACCTTATCGCTGTTGCGAATAGGAACCGTGCTCATAACATGGCACGTCTTCTTCGCCAGTATAATGCCAAGTTTATTCCAGAAACCCCCAAAGACTGGGAGCCAAAGAGCAAATGCTGGAGGGACCAGCTGAAAAATCTTCATAAAATATATCGCCCCATGATTGGTAAACTGAAGATATTTCAATACATCCAGCAGAGAATTTGGAACACTTCCCAGGGTGGCATCTACCTGGGGCTCTATGGTGGGACAGAAGTAGCAGTAAGAATAAGCCGCAGTACAGAGggtgagaaagagaaacagttcTTCGAACAATGTGGTAACTGTGAACATCTACTGAAGCTCTTCTGGGCTGAGAAGGCAAGAGGCTACATGTACTTGTGCTTCCCCCTCTGGGAGAAAAACCTTGAAGAACATCTGCAGGAACCAGAAGACCAAATGGATTACAAAGATGCTCTGAGGATGATCTTCCAAGCAGTGAGAGAACTGCATTCCCTTGGATTTGCTCACCAGGATCTGCATCCCAGCAACTTTTTCATAG ATTTAGGTGGCAAAATTTACTTGGCGGACTTTGATAATAAAAGAAAGTTGATTGAAGGCAAAAAAGAACTTGTAAACTCAGATTTAGAG GCTCTCAGCAGGCTCATGCTGTATGTTTTAACAAGGGGTAGGAAACCCCTTCACCAGGTCAGTCCCGAGGATTTGGCTGATGATTCCCCAGATTACAAGGAGGCTCTGGATCTTGTAAGTAGCCTGGTCTCTCATGATGAACGAGGCTTGGAAGGTTTGAGCAAACATCCCTATTTCTGGAGCAAACAGAC CAGGTTCAAGTTCCTGAAGGGTATATGGAATAAAATCAAAGTTCTCCGCAACGAAAAAGCTGTCTTTCAAGCTCCTAATACTACTGAAAGTTTTCCTTATCCATGGTGGACCAAAGAG attgaCAAAAGTGTTCTGAATTTCATGGAaaaaactgggaaaacaaaaccatataGCAACAGCATCACCGACTTACTGAGGTTCATGAGAAACCTGGATGAACACCCAAATATCAG